A segment of the Nasonia vitripennis strain AsymCx chromosome 2, Nvit_psr_1.1, whole genome shotgun sequence genome:
CGCGCTGTTTACACAATGTGTTTTTTCTACGTCTCAGCTAAGTGGCTCACTTGCTAATAGTATTTTCAGCGAAAATGGGGTCGGAAGAGCCGATGGACGTGGACACCACCGGGGATTTCGACAAATTCGACGACCTGctggaggaaggcgagtacAGAGAACCAAACCACATAACGAGGAAACCTATATCGAGTGTTATTTCGGTACGTACTTTTGCTTCTTACGTTCGctcctttctttctctctccctcaggCGAGaactaacgtttttttttttttttgttaacgATCCAGATACCAGTGATACCAGAAAGTAAACGTGAGAATAAGGCTGGGACTTTTATAACTGGTGTAGATATATTCAGTAAGGCTGCAAAAGAGAAAATAGAAGAGCGAGCAAAGAGATTTGGTATTACTAAGGAAGAAGCTGAGCGATCTATTGTCAAAGAGGCAGAGAACCTATATGAAAGGTAAGATATTGCTGAATTTCGTTTAATAACAACTGTTTGGATTtggattattttattaaatcattATAATCTGCGCTTACAGTTTTGGTATAGAGGAGGACAGTGAGAACGCCAAAAACTATAGGTTAAATGTACTTCACATGCGGGGCactgaaaatttaaatacaaaagaTATATTCAAGTATTTTGAAGACTATGCACCGGCGTCGATAGAATGGATAAATGATATATCATGTAAGTATATAATTATTCTTCAATCATTTACAATGTTACGGCGTGAGCTAACAAATCATTTTCTTTCAGGTAATGTTGTATGGTTAGACAAAGAATCTGCAGCAAGAGCAATATTAGGCTTAtcaaaaaaaatagttggaGTTAAGAAAGAGGCAACTACAAGATACAACTCCGATGAAGATTCCGATGAAGATTCAGCAGAGGATACAGTTGTAAATGGAAAAAATAGAGAGCCAAATACTATTCATGTTAAAGATATTAGGTGTCCACTTCCGCCAGGCATATGGCGAAAGGGACAAAATTACAAAGATTCtagaaacatatttttacGATTTGCCACACGTTCAGATAGGAAACATGCTCAACCTGAAAAATTAGGTAAGTACCACCAAAGCCCATGGTGTATCTTTTAAAGTATGTGAAAattatattctatttttaatattacaggAGTAAAAGGCATATTAACGTCGTCAAGAAagcgtattttaaaacaaataaaagagCCATCGCCACCTCCCATAAAAACCGAGCCAGGTACAAATGGAATAGCAGCGAAAAATCCATGGGGTTCTCTTTCTAAGAACTGGGGTGTGACTGATTTCGTTGAACACGACTATTTACCCAAAGCACCTGTAGAGCCACCAGTTTCAAATGTCAAAGAGAGATTGGGTTTTAGACCTCCTCGAGAAACAAGAGAAGTAAGAGAACCAAGGGAAGTTAGAGACGAGATAGTAGTACAAGAGAAACCAAATGTCATTGAAGTTTCTGATGAAAGCGAAACTGAAAGTTCGAGTGAGGAAGAAAATTGGTGTAAAAGGCGCAAAATACCAAGAATGCGTATGTACGCAGATGATGAAGCGGAAAAAATAGAGAAACGTAAAGGAAAAATTAGGCAACTGGTATGTAAATCTATCATAAGGTATAATACATGATATAAAATGtgaaactaaataaataatattataaatttcttAACAGGTTAGTGAGAATTCACTAATTCAAGAAAATGACTTGCGTGGTAGATTGGTTGCAAGAAGAAGATTGCCAAAACCTATTGTCGCTGAAGAAATTCAAGTAGTACTCACTAATCCAAAAGCTATGCGAGCTAgtaatttcagaaatattaatgTGACTGaggtaattttaattatattttttaatttaattgaaatatattgttctataattttaagtatttttgtttctttattttacaAGGACGAGGACGAAGATGAAGATGATGATGTCGAAGTAGTCGTACAACAAGATAATGATGAtgaggaagaagaaggagagatCGTTGACGACTCTGAAAGTGACGACAAAGTGGAGTATATTGAGGAAGATGAAGAAGACCATGTGAAAAGATCGGAAACAGAGTCGGAGTCAGCTACTGGCGATGAAAGTAGCGACGAAAGTACTTCGGAAAAAGAAGTTCAAGGCCCAAAAGGAAGCGTTATCAAGGTTGTTCAGCATAAACCCAAACCTAGATTACAATCCACTGTATCTACTGTATGGTCGCGATTGAATAATTCCAAAGCCAGCAGAAGTAGAGATTCATCCAAGGAAAGGCAAGTATATTATTTTCGAAACAgtaattgctttagttttacaaaaaaaaaaaaaaaaaaaaaaaaactaatcaatACTAATATTctttatatagatatacgaaGACGGCAGATTTGAGGCATGCACTGAACAAAATTGATTTGAGATCTCGAATCGGCAATCACCATATGAGAGGTCGGTCTCCTCTCAGAATAGAATTAAGGAATGATAAATATGCAGGTAGACTAAGTGATTCCGAATATGATTaagaataaagaaataaatatttgaataacaaGAATTTTTCTAAACTTGTGGTAATCATCCGATGTTAAGACATTTAATTATTGAAATGTATAACTGAAGGCGTTTACTGCCATTTAGTAGCCATTTATATAAGGAatttgaacaattttttatcaagATTCTATCCGAAACATGGTTGAAGTGAAACTGAtcacaattttttattattattttttaatactttattacgTCATTTTGAGCGCCAGATAcaataacaatgaaaaactgaTCATATAACATGTTTAAAACACACGCATACAAGTCAATTAAATACATAAATTTGTTTTAGATTAACGCGCATAATTATGTTAATTACAGCTACTcttattttgaattaaaatcataaaaaaagaGTATACCTTTTTATCATCTATTAAACTTTACATCTCATAAttctttcaacaatttttgaaGCATCCAGTGTTTGATACCAGATTTATTTGAATGATACTCAGCAAACAAGAATAATTGTTACAATTATCACGTTTTCGGAAAGACACTACTTAAGATGTAGTAAAAGCATagtgtatgtacatatatacatatatatttatgtaaaaaataaataggtATTGCGTCTTGTAAATTTGAATGGTTATAGACTTACGTttgtatttctttttctctacCTGTATCTCCTGCTACAGTTCGTAAGTAAATTCAACaacaaaataaacatttttataacatttGAGGATTTTAGCacgttaattttaattttaagagaGATGTTTTCTATGACCTAAACTTGTAAGGTCGAAAAGTTTACCATCTATACAACAGAGAATgtgtacaaatttttttttaatctggcagctgtatttataatatcgGTTCcacatttaactttttttgttaaaaattttgtaaatttttccagacatttttttatttaagaaCTCCTTTTCTATTCCTTTGAATAACATTTCTCAGCTATTTATTCTGAAATTcaactatttccataaatGCCTGAAACTGTAACTCTTCAGCGTCAAATTGAAAAAACCATTAAAATTGTTACGTGAACAGTACTGTTACTGAATAGAGGCATACTATCAATTAAAATGGAGAATatgtgattaaaaaaaaacctagTACATATTGGCATTTGTCATTGTAAACATCAACAGCGATGTTAATTGGCATGATGATTCATATAACATTTTATGTTAAATATACATCTAAACTTTCTCACTTTTCCAGAAATATCAATaacgtatgtatgtatttgACGATATATAGAAAGAAGCCGAATTCCTAATCGACAGACATTTTAAAAGTGGACGTGACAATGTCCGTAATAATGTAACTTCTCAAAGCTACATAACATGCATATAGTTGcacaaaaaacaaattgatcAACGCCTTATTCAACCTGTCGTACAATCTGAACTTGAGTGCTACCACGTTTTGCGAATTACTagacagaatttttttttttttaataaggcAACACGTTGGTTTAGTCTTGATAAAACGCGTGTACCTGCCTCTCACATtgtaaattcaattaaaaactaCTAAACCAAGCTTTTTGTTTCTTATTTGCTCTCTATGATGTAAGAATAAACGAAAATATGCTGTTGCATTCAATTCTCGGataatattcatatttttgttgtttttgaaaaaagttgcttcttcaagtcaattatttttttacaaattataGCACATATCTATTTTGTTCGTCCACTGCTGCTAAGATAATTTTTTGACTGCAAACAGTATCGAATTTATGTAAAGTCTTAGACAAATGTATATTCTCTAATCTCACTGATCAGCCAtcttaactttttttctaattctCGCTCGCTTTCTTCCTTAAAAATATCGTACGTATTTCTGGAACAATTAAACGAACgcaacaaaatttaaatcagTCTTGTCTGTCAAAAATTAATACGCTATTCTTGTTGATCATTctcttttactttatttcattagttttatctttattttgaatttctctGAAACTTCCAATTCGAGGTggctacaaaattttatacagCCTTATTTAATATTCACCGTAAAGGCGGCGTGCGCCTATTATCCCGAATCGATGCAATATTTAACATTGAAAATCGACAGACGAAATAGTGGAAATATTCAATATTCAAGATTTAAGAATCAGCAACAATAGATACACATATGTAACATTAAGTATATTAGGCCTGATTATGTTAGTATTATACTGATGTATACTGCGAATCACGATTCGATTTATCGTTCGCACTTTGAATCGTAACTTAAACGAATCCTCCAGTTTGGCTAGTATGCAGGAACGATTGCAACAACAGATGTTCTCTCTTTTCACTTTAAATGTGATGTTGatcacattattattattattattattattattattattataaaaaacgacatcctattaaaaattttatcaacaaAAGCAGTCGTTTCgctaatttttgaatgattttcaaatttaaagcACATACTTAATTTTGTGATAAAATGGTCCAATTTGCTCAATGAATCTCGACATATTATATTAGTGTCTTATCAatggtaaaaatttatttaaataaatcgaAGCAGTAAGTGACTATAGGACGTTTAACGACCTACGCGATTGCCTCACTGTAAAATGACCCTAGTAGCGTTCAAGGATAAACAGTACATTCAGATAAAAACTCGAATTTgacatgaaaattttaaaaagtgaCATAGACAATGCTTCGATGAGACAATAATCACAAATTCTATACTATATTTAAATTGATACTTTTTTCATCAAGGTGGCATATTTCAtcagttttcaaaatatcGGAATTAAGGAATACTACTTTATTCGTTCATCTTGGAAAAGATTAAATTCGttgtgaaaattttattattgccATGATCAAAAACTTTAGACGCAGTTTAGAATAGGCGGCAAATATATCAtacagaatttaaaaaattaataaaacaagcATAATTCAAGTCTTATTTAGATAATCAAAATTGGATTTACTCTTTTCTTATtacagaaaaaagtagattaGTAACTTTTATTGTTGATGGAATATGGCCACCATTGACAATTGCAACAACACCATCATTTAACAAAACACTCATTAAAATGCTTACTAATCGCATTGATTATCTGTGATGTTTTCATATTACCAATTATACGCACCATTTATGAATTGGTAGACGTGTAATCATTTATACAGAAAAACACACGAATCAATAAGTCAAAGGGAGAAACTTTCcacaatatttaaaatttcgaaGACTTTCCATTCATCATGCTTCTCTCTAATCCTAACAACAGTGTAAATAGCAAAGGAATTTTCATTCCTCGattttcaagaattttgaTTGGGTAAtaagttattataaaagcgCCATTCGCCAAAGACTAGTGAATGAAATCTTTATATTTCAAGCTTTTTGAGTTTACTTTCATTTGATGgataattcaataaataaaactagGCAAATTGTCGTAAATCCTTGCATGGAATTGAAAAACAATCTCGCAATTCTATCGAAATTATAAATCGTTTACAAAGCGACTAAATTATATTCAATATCATGTGCACGTATATACATGTAACTCCAAGAGCAGGTCTTTCAACCACGGAATAAACTGTTAATAACGCAAGACTGATAGTATATGATGCTTTTAACATACACTATGTGCATTATATGCACAACGATGGCAGTATCAGTGTAGTAATAATGATCCATTGGCgcatatgtatatttttttactctttttttgttaattctaTTGTTGAATCTTTTTCATGggtttaattaataaattacatACTTTTGCACGCTGATACTTTCAACAAATAACTGAATAAATAAGTCAAGACTTAAGAACTCTTACACTCTATGACTATAATGGAAATATATTGAGCTTCACTTATTATGCATGCAGAAAGTTTTATCTGTACAGTACTGACTTTGAAAATAGCAGCCTTCACCATTGAAAGTAATCTTGaaataaaaactaattgaCTTTCTTAACACTTGAAATTGGTGGCGATATATacaataaatgatttttcgTAATtggtataaattataatacgaATTTATTAAACACTGATTGTAATTGTGCAAAAGTACTTTTTCATATGACTGAAGCGGtcaattagtttttttaaattttaatttcaatgctGAAGAATATTGAGTTTCTTCtttaagataaaaataatgtctTGGAAGCTCCAAGTATTTGTTCTTGACTTTAAAAACAATTAGCCTCAAAGAACGACTCAACCCTTGATAATTGTTTCTAAATGCAATGGATACATAGACTTTCTAAAagacaattttatttttaaagaataacGCTATTAAGTATAAATTGACGTTCTCTCTTCCTTTGGCATAATCATGTCTCGTAAGTTATGGAAaatagtttttgaaaatttaatgatttttaacagGTCTGTATTTCTTCCAAAGTTATTTGATTTTGAAAGACAATGTTAAAGCGTATAGCGATTCTTAAGTCAACTTAATTATGTTGAGATCATGATTAAATGTTGTATACCCAGAAACCATAACACGCTGTTAATGCTCATTCTCATCAAGACATAGCAGTACTTTTTCCTGTTTGGCTTATTGCTTCATGCATATGATTTTCTATTTTGCACAATGATGGCCATGGTATATTGATCTCTGGAAAGTGTACTACACCAACTGTATCATTGCTCAGTACTTAAATCACAGACAGTGTATGACGGCATTTGAATGTACTTCTTGTACGCAATACAAAGTAATGTTATCAATcggattaaataaaattatttgtatacaaattaaaatatgaaCTTGCTAAAGCAATAAAATCACTGTATTTTGGTAGACTCGAACGTTTATAGTCGCAGAAGAGTGATCGCATTGATTGCACTTTCTGAGGCTTGTTGTACTAGTTACTTGAttatcttcaattttttttactcttctcTCGTACCGCAGTAGTGCTATTCAACAGGTGTACCGCCATCCGATTCACTTGCCCGTTTTGCGTCTCTTTCAGTCGTcctaaaattttgatatttacgTTGGTTGCAATAGACAAGAACACATGTATAACAAT
Coding sequences within it:
- the LOC100122304 gene encoding nuclear cap-binding protein subunit 3 isoform X1, with the translated sequence MLARGRACVCVCVCGYQRAATAIYIGVYYCTSPRIHVYNALIRDRTAPVFSAKMGSEEPMDVDTTGDFDKFDDLLEEGEYREPNHITRKPISSVISIPVIPESKRENKAGTFITGVDIFSKAAKEKIEERAKRFGITKEEAERSIVKEAENLYESFGIEEDSENAKNYRLNVLHMRGTENLNTKDIFKYFEDYAPASIEWINDISCNVVWLDKESAARAILGLSKKIVGVKKEATTRYNSDEDSDEDSAEDTVVNGKNREPNTIHVKDIRCPLPPGIWRKGQNYKDSRNIFLRFATRSDRKHAQPEKLGVKGILTSSRKRILKQIKEPSPPPIKTEPGTNGIAAKNPWGSLSKNWGVTDFVEHDYLPKAPVEPPVSNVKERLGFRPPRETREVREPREVRDEIVVQEKPNVIEVSDESETESSSEEENWCKRRKIPRMRMYADDEAEKIEKRKGKIRQLVSENSLIQENDLRGRLVARRRLPKPIVAEEIQVVLTNPKAMRASNFRNINVTEDEDEDEDDDVEVVVQQDNDDEEEEGEIVDDSESDDKVEYIEEDEEDHVKRSETESESATGDESSDESTSEKEVQGPKGSVIKVVQHKPKPRLQSTVSTVWSRLNNSKASRSRDSSKERYTKTADLRHALNKIDLRSRIGNHHMRGRSPLRIELRNDKYAGRLSDSEYD
- the LOC100122304 gene encoding nuclear cap-binding protein subunit 3 isoform X3; amino-acid sequence: MLARGRACVCVCVCGYQRAATAIYIGVYYCTSPRIHVYNALIRDRTAPAKMGSEEPMDVDTTGDFDKFDDLLEEGEYREPNHITRKPISSVISIPVIPESKRENKAGTFITGVDIFSKAAKEKIEERAKRFGITKEEAERSIVKEAENLYESFGIEEDSENAKNYRLNVLHMRGTENLNTKDIFKYFEDYAPASIEWINDISCNVVWLDKESAARAILGLSKKIVGVKKEATTRYNSDEDSDEDSAEDTVVNGKNREPNTIHVKDIRCPLPPGIWRKGQNYKDSRNIFLRFATRSDRKHAQPEKLGVKGILTSSRKRILKQIKEPSPPPIKTEPGTNGIAAKNPWGSLSKNWGVTDFVEHDYLPKAPVEPPVSNVKERLGFRPPRETREVREPREVRDEIVVQEKPNVIEVSDESETESSSEEENWCKRRKIPRMRMYADDEAEKIEKRKGKIRQLVSENSLIQENDLRGRLVARRRLPKPIVAEEIQVVLTNPKAMRASNFRNINVTEDEDEDEDDDVEVVVQQDNDDEEEEGEIVDDSESDDKVEYIEEDEEDHVKRSETESESATGDESSDESTSEKEVQGPKGSVIKVVQHKPKPRLQSTVSTVWSRLNNSKASRSRDSSKERYTKTADLRHALNKIDLRSRIGNHHMRGRSPLRIELRNDKYAGRLSDSEYD
- the LOC100122304 gene encoding nuclear cap-binding protein subunit 3 isoform X2, encoding MGSEEPMDVDTTGDFDKFDDLLEEGEYREPNHITRKPISSVISIPVIPESKRENKAGTFITGVDIFSKAAKEKIEERAKRFGITKEEAERSIVKEAENLYESFGIEEDSENAKNYRLNVLHMRGTENLNTKDIFKYFEDYAPASIEWINDISCNVVWLDKESAARAILGLSKKIVGVKKEATTRYNSDEDSDEDSAEDTVVNGKNREPNTIHVKDIRCPLPPGIWRKGQNYKDSRNIFLRFATRSDRKHAQPEKLGVKGILTSSRKRILKQIKEPSPPPIKTEPGTNGIAAKNPWGSLSKNWGVTDFVEHDYLPKAPVEPPVSNVKERLGFRPPRETREVREPREVRDEIVVQEKPNVIEVSDESETESSSEEENWCKRRKIPRMRMYADDEAEKIEKRKGKIRQLVSENSLIQENDLRGRLVARRRLPKPIVAEEIQVVLTNPKAMRASNFRNINVTEDEDEDEDDDVEVVVQQDNDDEEEEGEIVDDSESDDKVEYIEEDEEDHVKRSETESESATGDESSDESTSEKEVQGPKGSVIKVVQHKPKPRLQSTVSTVWSRLNNSKASRSRDSSKERYTKTADLRHALNKIDLRSRIGNHHMRGRSPLRIELRNDKYAGRLSDSEYD